Proteins found in one Nocardia brasiliensis ATCC 700358 genomic segment:
- a CDS encoding universal stress protein, translated as MSTEHTRPIVVGVDGSEPALAAVQWAAAEAARLHAPLELLHSTGVPLDYPPTIEYLPFDAERYRREGAQILDKATKLATDLFPPDRTAEIAARVIDGPPIPTLIARSKEARMVVVGTNGMGALGRGLLGSVSTSIARHAHCPVAVIPAAAADAPDRSGQPVVVGIDGSPSSLRAVAIAFEEASNRGVGLVAVHTWSEFFRYNSRADMQQEDEELLAECLAGYADQYPDVQVRRVVVEERPAHRLVAEAAHAQLIVLGSHGRGGFAGMTLGSVSQAVLHGVHIPIIIARTK; from the coding sequence ATGTCCACCGAGCACACCAGACCGATCGTCGTCGGCGTCGACGGCTCCGAACCAGCGCTGGCGGCCGTCCAGTGGGCGGCCGCCGAAGCAGCTCGGCTGCATGCTCCTTTGGAGCTGCTGCACAGCACCGGCGTCCCCCTCGACTACCCGCCCACCATCGAATACCTGCCTTTCGACGCCGAACGATACCGTCGGGAGGGCGCCCAAATTCTCGACAAGGCAACGAAACTCGCGACCGACCTGTTTCCGCCGGACCGGACTGCGGAAATCGCCGCGCGCGTTATCGACGGCCCACCGATCCCTACCCTGATCGCCCGTTCCAAGGAAGCCAGGATGGTCGTGGTCGGCACCAACGGCATGGGCGCACTGGGGCGCGGACTGCTCGGCTCGGTGAGCACCTCGATCGCCAGGCACGCACACTGCCCCGTCGCCGTCATCCCGGCGGCCGCCGCCGACGCGCCGGACCGCAGCGGACAGCCGGTGGTGGTCGGTATCGACGGCTCGCCGAGCAGCCTGCGTGCGGTGGCGATCGCCTTCGAAGAGGCGTCGAACCGGGGCGTCGGCCTTGTCGCGGTGCACACCTGGTCCGAATTCTTCCGCTACAACTCCCGGGCCGACATGCAGCAGGAAGACGAGGAACTGCTCGCCGAATGCCTCGCCGGATACGCCGATCAGTACCCCGATGTGCAGGTGCGCCGGGTCGTCGTCGAGGAGCGTCCCGCACATCGTCTCGTCGCGGAAGCCGCGCACGCCCAATTGATCGTCCTGGGCAGCCATGGCCGCGGCGGGTTCGCCGGCATGACCCTCGGCTCGGTCAGCCAAGCCGTCCTGCACGGCGTCCACATCCCGATCATCATCGCTCGAACGAAATAG
- a CDS encoding universal stress protein, giving the protein MTVQHKEIPHESVAAAVVVGADGSPASERAVRWAADIAAQRGRDLRIEHGLDLVAVRAVLGNYEIMSPAVTDTMRAHGEQVLTAAAELAHSAHPDLTIATELSEANPAELLIARSKTAHMVVLGTTPGVGTFAHLGSTLLAVTAHGHGSVVVVRGTEPEARTSGPVVVGVDGSAVGEAAIGAAFAEASLRGAELVAVHAWSDLSAGEFAGVSYLDIPVADLDVAENALLAERLSGWQEKFPDVTVTRKVYSAGPRKHLDEWSESAQLIVVGSRGRGGFRGLLLGSTSNWLVQHAHCPVMVVHPE; this is encoded by the coding sequence ATGACCGTTCAGCACAAAGAAATTCCGCACGAATCCGTCGCCGCGGCCGTAGTCGTCGGCGCCGACGGTTCCCCGGCGTCGGAGAGGGCTGTCCGCTGGGCGGCCGATATCGCGGCACAACGGGGACGTGATCTGCGTATCGAGCACGGCCTCGACCTGGTCGCGGTTCGCGCGGTCCTCGGCAACTACGAAATCATGTCGCCCGCTGTCACCGACACGATGCGGGCACACGGCGAGCAGGTGCTCACTGCCGCCGCCGAACTCGCGCACTCGGCGCATCCTGATCTCACCATCGCGACCGAGCTGTCCGAAGCCAATCCCGCCGAACTCCTGATCGCCCGTTCGAAGACGGCACACATGGTTGTGCTCGGTACCACCCCTGGCGTCGGCACCTTTGCCCACCTCGGTTCGACGCTGCTCGCCGTGACCGCACACGGGCACGGCTCTGTCGTGGTGGTGCGCGGTACCGAGCCGGAGGCACGCACGTCCGGTCCGGTCGTGGTCGGTGTCGACGGCAGTGCCGTCGGCGAGGCCGCGATCGGCGCGGCGTTCGCCGAGGCCTCGCTGCGTGGTGCCGAGCTCGTCGCGGTGCACGCGTGGAGTGACCTGTCTGCCGGCGAATTCGCGGGTGTGTCCTACCTGGACATACCCGTCGCCGATCTGGACGTCGCCGAGAACGCCCTACTCGCCGAACGACTCTCGGGTTGGCAGGAGAAGTTTCCGGACGTCACGGTCACACGAAAGGTCTATTCCGCAGGGCCGCGCAAACACCTCGACGAGTGGTCCGAGTCCGCCCAGCTGATCGTGGTCGGCAGCCGGGGACGCGGCGGGTTCCGCGGCCTGCTGCTCGGCTCGACCAGCAATTGGCTTGTGCAGCATGCCCATTGCCCCGTCATGGTCGTGCACCCCGAATAA